The segment ATGCCAAAAGGAAAATAGCGATAAATCTTTTGAAGATGGGTTTGTCAGTTGAAAAAGTAGCACAGGGAGCTGAATTAACTATAAAAGAGGTAGAAGAATTAAAAAAAGAAGTAAACTAAATTAATTGTGAGGATTATTAATTGGGATTAATTTTAAAAAAATCATCTCAGATTTACCTGATTAATATGCAAATTTACATCAAGTAAACTATTTTTATAAACAGTACCTAAAGGGATTTTATGGTAAATACTGTTCATTCTTATTTAGCAAAATTTGTTGAGTTTAGTTTAGCAGTTACAATCCTCCACATGTTAAAAATTTATTAATAACATGTGGAAGTATATTTTAATGTGGGGTACTTTTCAATTATTATTCGGGGTGCTTTTAGTTTAATATAAACAGCTGTTTCCGGGCACTAAAAAAGATCAGCCAATTGTTAGCTTTACCGTATCCCGTTTTATAACAGATCATTGCCGTCTCCTTGGCTGGGATAAAAAAGTTACTGTGCATATGTTCAGGCATTCCTTTGGTATCCATTTATACGAGCAAGGCTACGATCTTTTTACTATCCAGAAATTGTTAGACCATAAATCGGCAAGCTCAAGCCTTCTTTACGTCCATTTAAGCACTAGCTAAAAAGTCTTTTTGATATTGAGGAACGTCTATGAGTTACCCTATACAGGATATTTTTCTTAAAATCTAGAAATGGCTAGGTTTATTAAGTATACTCTTTTAAGCCCTCTTTATAAATTTGTTCATGTTTAAGGCCAAATTGAACTTTGTTTTTAGGTATATGCAATCATTTTTAGAGGAAAGAAAAATATTTAAATACCCATAGTATTTTGCTAAAAAGATAAATTGTGCACGACGCGACTATTATTCAATAGGAAAAATTGCAAATGAAAGCCAGTAGTAAGTGGGCCAAAAAGGTGGCCTGCTTTTCTTTTCTGGCTTTCAACTACAATTCTTTCCTGAAATATTATAAATGTCGAAAACCCGACGCGACAGAGACGCGATCAAACACGGGATTTCCCTTGACAGATTTATCTTTAGAATGATATAATTTGAATATACTAAAGAGTATGGACTATTTAATTATTA is part of the Clostridia bacterium genome and harbors:
- a CDS encoding flagellar assembly protein H, yielding AKRKIAINLLKMGLSVEKVAQGAELTIKEVEELKKEVN
- a CDS encoding tyrosine-type recombinase/integrase, whose amino-acid sequence is MFPGTKKDQPIVSFTVSRFITDHCRLLGWDKKVTVHMFRHSFGIHLYEQGYDLFTIQKLLDHKSASSSLLYVHLSTS